The genomic window TAATCAATTCAAAAgtgatataatttcatttcaatctcatgaattattaaatgtatccataacaattaattgtgccaataaaaaataattcttaactgcaaaagttaatacaaaatactacattttaacaaaataatatacatgtaattttcatgtatgttttaagatattgtattaatatgtcGACATATCattgtatgttttaaatatttaataaaatataactatgaactatacttataatatacaccagtttatagtacaaattatagatataaattatatatatattttttttttttttggataattTTGGATTCgagaatattagaatattcagtattaaattaagatcacaaataaattataacaacaattttcaaattatacaagagtttttaattcaaacttaaatttaaatacagaataatattatataataataataataataaaaaaaaaaaaaatcataattacttataacaataaatattaaaacataataaattgtgtagaCGGTAGAATAGTAGGCCAACTAAGTTTAGTTCAACCACAGAGAAATCatagaataaaaaagtatgactgattataataaatagtaatattaaacgaggaacaaataaaatgaggagaataaaaactaatatctgCCCAACAACCCAAATTGTAAACTACTCatagtatgtaatatgtaatttagtaCATgacaaagatatttttaattttgtataaatgttgtaataaggtataaaatatacctataatattaataataatataattataaaaatatgtgcaaACCCAAcaagcattttattttgttaacaaaGTGTAATTGAGTTTTGTTATTCAGTTATTGattaaaacatattcaaattttatatttgtttataggttatttaaatgtaatttgatgaaaaatagtgctatcattgaaaaatgtgTGTTAGAAAAGTTAATGACAACAAATgtcacattttaatacaaacttgtacattaataaatcTACTTTTgtgcaaaaacaaaattaatttgatcgacaaatatgtaaatttgcCTAACTAAAGTGCAAACAGTCCAATATCAAATAAACAGATTTATTTagcaaaaattcaataattttaaatatgattaaattacaaaatagaacatttaaaattttgatatgtatgtgtttatactataaatatttgtatgcatataatgtgtgtgtataaatatatatctttttttttgtacttttttatgtataggtttaaatttaatattttttaataataatttacatagccattcattatttcttaaaaataaaataatatttggttcTCTCTCTTTAATAAGTAAGATAATAAACCATCAAAATGTATGgctattaacaaataaatactacaGGATAATGtatctaaacaaaataaaaccgaAAATTCCTAGATCTAAATAGACATAAATACACAGTAAATagcttttaagttaaaaaaaaaaatagtaaatcacatttcaattacatataataacagcTAATAGGACACACAATagcaatatataaaaagtacaGGATGGATttcatagttataatatttcaatatgttaAGTACAACAATCACATGttcttgatataataattattattgcacaatttataattcagtttttatatacattatacaatttgtaacttcacaaattaataatgatgatcAGAATATGAGTACTTAGCACcagaataaagaaaaattgattttcattaattttacaaatgttgaacaatatgaataacaatagATACTGGTCTTTATTAttagtcaaaaattaaaactcttgttataatttttaatacaacaaaGATGTATAAAAGAAGCTCACAATAAGTTTAAGaacacttaaataaaaatgatgtaagtgaaaatgacaaaataatcagaccaattaaattaaggaccaaacttttgaaatataaatcagTCTTCCCCAGAATATTGAAACATATTGGTCTACAATTAACCTATTCCTTTAATAAGTACTCAAAGTATTTCTGTGTTAcatgctatttattatttattaaactttcttTAAGCTTAAAGTATGATTTGAGTCGTTCTATTGCgtattcctaaaaaaaaaaaaaaacataaatattatagtaaaatattaagaagacATTAGAACACTATTTTCTCTCTCTGGCCCATGCACAATAAAGATATAACACATTCAagttgaatcattttttttaattttggaattATCTTAaggtaaaatcatttattacttatttacgaaataaatttttattttctaaagccaaatattaataaaataaaaaccattaactaaatatatatatttttatcaatgataAAACCAATATGTTAAACTCTCAAAAATAtcatctataatttttgtaattgagattataagataattatatttttactttaagatAACTTAAaagtcacaaaaaaaaaaaaataattatagctaaATCCATTTTATCAACGTATCAGGTGGGTCGGAgagaaaaaacatattatgtcacGCTGATATCCTCTAacgaaattattgaaaatattaaataattaactaaggttttgataaaaaataaaataaactaatcaaAGCTCAggaaattttaaatggttttaataataagataaatatatttatccatatcaagaaaaattaaaagaaaaacaaaatcaaatgtaaaaatatttaccctGTATccaaaagtaatttttgacATTCGACTATTGACAATGCTCCATACGCCCCAAAATAAATGTGATGCCAAAATAAAGTGATTTACTTCATTGAGTATCAATTCTATTGATTCTTCATTTTCCATACATTGAGAATACCGCTTCAAGAACtcaatctaaaataatcaataattaaataaaaactagtaaataaattaatatttataaatcactaTTTACTTGTTGGTCTTTTGTTGGAAACAATTCTCGGTTAACTGAGTAATGTGGGTAAATAGGATTTGTGTAATCATAAGTCCATTCTACAAAGTGGTTAGCAATGTCAAAACCACGATAATTGTATGCACAATATTCATAATCAATAAGGCATAATGATCGACATCCAGGATCATTTtccttcattaaaatatttccctCTTGAAGATCATTGTGGCAAAATACAACAGGTGACCTCAGCTTCGACAAATGTTTTCtagaattacaaaaataaccatgattcagatatttttaacataaaattgaagttaaataaaatatggattATATTCATACTTAAGCCAACGGGCTTCATCGCAGAGATTTGTGGATAATATCTGATCAAGTTCCATGTTGTCTCGTGACCAgttaatatctttaatagGCTGTTGTAACCATCTGTCCATGGTGTCCCATAACCACGTTGAGTCTTTATTGATTGGAATGTTGAGCTGATGTAATTCAGCCATTTTTTCTGCAATCATAAGGCTTAATTTTGGATCGCTCAACTCTTCAGATTTTAATGATCGAGCCTGTAAGATTTCATAGacacacaatttataaaatttactttatttaataactttattccAAACGAATGTCGTTTTTAACAATAGTTGACTTCTGAATAAAGTATTGgacgttttattaatttgtgtacTTGTTCTAAATCTAggacaaaaatacattaaatgtgAATAAAACAAGTCTTATACAATACAGTTAATGTCTCTAAATATTCCTATCAAGTGCTTAATGTACTCAAAGCTCAACTTACTGATCAGATATGACTATcatcataatttgtatactgTTGGACTTGACCCGTGAGTCTGAAATTTATGCTtgacttttaaaacaatagcAACATATCCAAAAGCCATTAGAATATGTTATGTCAACGTCATTCAAGCatgttgatatatatatataggtatatttgcattttttttttcatttaaaacccAAGGACGAGTACCGGTAAAATGACAGCAGTGGgcctaaatttttaaatagcctACAttgaatgatatattttatttatatctatagccAAATGGCAAGGagccacaaaaaaaaataaataactatcacttaaaatttatctcAGTATTCAGTAACATTAGATGATTCAAACTcaaaggttaggttattaaggagtgtatatataaattattttaatcacataGATagcaaaatacattaaatcaaCTTTAATAAagctttttgttttataacttaataattaattaataaccatctcaaaaaatgaattatactaaatattataaaatttataaattttattgaaaaaaaaataatagagttggagtaaaataaatacatgacatgtgcataagtataataattataatgaaatttgtttttaatattttctgtaataagccattcataatatatgtattgtaataggtacatttaaatgtatctaCATCTAAGATTAGCACAAATAAGCATAAACTGTAGCCACAACACGATTAATttagatgaaaatattattattattcaattaggtatttaatttacaatttattattatatgcatttttttttttaagttgcgCGTAAATGTATTACGATGGTGTTTATATAAAGGAAGTTGGGCATTAAATCCTGACAAAGACCTAACCTTTACAATAGGAGTGGTGTAATCTTTataagtgaaaataataatatttaatattaattaaaaatattcccgtattcgatattatgtatattattcatgtttttttatacatttactagATTGGGcacttacaatttaaacattaagtgAATGTTGCGTAGTTTAAAGGTAAAACTAAACagcttttaaatttgaaaaaataaacctgGCTGTATTTTATTGGTTGTTACTTGTTTatacgtttaattattttttttttcatggcaaaataagtaatttatttaactcaaaTTAAACTAACTAGttcaattaaacaaaatcacATAATGACTACAAAATGCATTACTGAAGGTGAACGAGCTTACCGGAATGTATTCTTCGAGACGGCCTCCAGGAAATATTCCATGCAACTTAGGCCCTAAACCACGCTCCGACAACAATGTGAATATCACAGACTCtgtgattatattttcaatagcaTTTTCGCCATGTGTTTGCCCATATAACCTCATCAATACATCCCGAGGTTCAGCATT from Aphis gossypii isolate Hap1 chromosome 1, ASM2018417v2, whole genome shotgun sequence includes these protein-coding regions:
- the LOC114123194 gene encoding choline/ethanolamine kinase isoform X1, translated to MFIKHIIKKLTNNVNVKTASRQFYAVGNEQCGSFTSVLSRIDIRWGLAQYNDMFEMATRLCRSYLPGSWKKITNKDICVKRISGGLSNWLYRVTLLKGNAEPRDVLMRLYGQTHGENAIENIITESVIFTLLSERGLGPKLHGIFPGGRLEEYIPARSLKSEELSDPKLSLMIAEKMAELHQLNIPINKDSTWLWDTMDRWLQQPIKDINWSRDNMELDQILSTNLCDEARWLKKHLSKLRSPVVFCHNDLQEGNILMKENDPGCRSLCLIDYEYCAYNYRGFDIANHFVEWTYDYTNPIYPHYSVNRELFPTKDQQIEFLKRYSQCMENEESIELILNEVNHFILASHLFWGVWSIVNSRMSKITFGYREYAIERLKSYFKLKESLINNK
- the LOC114123194 gene encoding choline/ethanolamine kinase isoform X2, with product MFDSKRLVSNVRPFVRRMNIVKTKNFVIAVAVRLFKVVAGRMGVNGADKQGLAQYNDMFEMATRLCRSYLPGSWKKITNKDICVKRISGGLSNWLYRVTLLKGNAEPRDVLMRLYGQTHGENAIENIITESVIFTLLSERGLGPKLHGIFPGGRLEEYIPARSLKSEELSDPKLSLMIAEKMAELHQLNIPINKDSTWLWDTMDRWLQQPIKDINWSRDNMELDQILSTNLCDEARWLKKHLSKLRSPVVFCHNDLQEGNILMKENDPGCRSLCLIDYEYCAYNYRGFDIANHFVEWTYDYTNPIYPHYSVNRELFPTKDQQIEFLKRYSQCMENEESIELILNEVNHFILASHLFWGVWSIVNSRMSKITFGYREYAIERLKSYFKLKESLINNK
- the LOC114123194 gene encoding choline/ethanolamine kinase isoform X3, whose product is MFEMATRLCRSYLPGSWKKITNKDICVKRISGGLSNWLYRVTLLKGNAEPRDVLMRLYGQTHGENAIENIITESVIFTLLSERGLGPKLHGIFPGGRLEEYIPARSLKSEELSDPKLSLMIAEKMAELHQLNIPINKDSTWLWDTMDRWLQQPIKDINWSRDNMELDQILSTNLCDEARWLKKHLSKLRSPVVFCHNDLQEGNILMKENDPGCRSLCLIDYEYCAYNYRGFDIANHFVEWTYDYTNPIYPHYSVNRELFPTKDQQIEFLKRYSQCMENEESIELILNEVNHFILASHLFWGVWSIVNSRMSKITFGYREYAIERLKSYFKLKESLINNK